From Macrobrachium rosenbergii isolate ZJJX-2024 chromosome 22, ASM4041242v1, whole genome shotgun sequence, the proteins below share one genomic window:
- the LOC136850371 gene encoding uncharacterized protein, which produces MASSSGSISSLYTLKSLRRYHFVRHWGKEVVYKIYNLSFLEGQNKRIREILEENQVPLKRKKSPFNPQEIKNLTEKPSEDLDITVMNKICQALWEKGVNDPGDETRELVKKIKDERNIVSHEVPNMSDTDLESKLRDFQATLEETLEKTKSLFPKHSDDSDNLKAEIQDAVPKLLEKIREKYDPSNPQDVQRLKEEIEEFASEFSDMIHKCSEAEFLCLNDRLCQILPYDWLAQYGTTDPGNIMVSLQVEDDQELNSGPHGNKSISVNQKEILNKDKMGKDPEVVILSGDAGSGKTTILCSYAEGWCKKTTDIPELSSFPFLLCMQFRNHDHDNFDDYLKNLIPNTIARFPFDLVKSVVLGSKCLVLCDGYDEANEKSKKLFKHFLELNTKNMKFVVTTRPRNAVGLTDIVNKAKRSRINLKVSGLQEEDMKLLTEKLIGHLVKGDDVTQQEQMKRELLQKIAEMNTGTRTILQTPLYFNLFILLYIECPDLRDEMSTRTSFYLQLRKHKIKRISNKNGISVESLEEFDALYRRWSLKHYNEKKYEWSEADARSFKREISCPEVLQNFDAIMSSYFSIKKTKKHLEIVKVYCHRHRSEQEFAVAGNICDDIIASIGRPQGGNIVRDVLQSKGLWDGSDQLQLFRILMEVMSFILGILYSTERDVLYKTIHYIHELYVSQYFDDDDDFGTHDHLLEPCIESRLDEKVLESLVAQMRKFSLKDRVRFHETKSLYVLPSLLPKLRPKEIELEFFSKKLRDLSQLNKTLEATKELCIFTEVLLFINLSDYIQLSGKAFPPVDYLDLKSSDKGYQDLESLHRLIPLMTSAKKLNLEYSLFKSPEDRFAKIINRTLPTNREEGGTTDLVINLFKDCDVKLLLQSLNVRPLRSVRISPPFGTKIDDVEDLKTLCREKGLGKLYLDGPKEEKKRKREEEEEEREKKREEGRVMTQ; this is translated from the exons atggcttCCTCCTCAGGATCAATTTCTTCTCTATATACTCTTAAATCTTTGAGGCGTTACCATTTTGTGAGGCACTGGGGGAAGGAAGtggtttataaaatatacaacctaagcttccttgaaggacaaaacaAGAGAATCCGAGAGATTCTCGAAGAGAACCAAGTTCCACTAAAACGGAAAAAAAGTCCTTTCAACccacaggaaataaaaaatctcacAGAAAAACCTTCAGAAGATCTGGACATCACAGTGATGAACAAAATCTGCCAGGCTCTTTGGGAAAAGGGGGTGAATGACCCTGGTGACGAAACCAGagaattagtgaaaaaaatcaaagatgaaaGGAACATTGTTAGCCATGAAGTCCCTAATATGTCAGACACTGATTTGGAAAGTAAACTCAGAGACTTTCAAGCAACGCTTGAGGAAACACTTGAGAAAACCAAGTCTCTCTTTCCAAAACACAGTGATGACAGTGACAATCTTAAAGCAGAGATCCAAGATGCTGTTCCAAAGCTCCTAGAAAAGATCCGTGAGAAATATGATCCCTCAAATCCTCAGGATGTACAAAGActtaaagaagaaatagaagagtttGCGAGTGAGTTTTCTGACATGATACACAAATGCTCTGAAGCAGAATTCCTGTGTCTTAATGATCGCCTCTGTCAGATTTTGCCCTATGACTGGCTCGCTCAGTATGGTACTACAGACCCAGGCAACATCATGGTCTCTTTACAAGTGGAAGATGATCAGGAGTTAAATAGTGGTCCCCATGGCAATAAAAGTATTAGTGTAAATCAAAAAGAAATCCTCAACAAAGACAAAATGGGAAAAGACCCTGAAGTTGTGATATTATCCGGTGATGCAGGTTCTGGAAAGACCACAATTCTTTGTTCCTATGCAGAGGGATGGTGCAAGAAGACAACAGATATACCAGAACTCTCTTCCTTCCCATTCCTTCTCTGCATGCAGTTCAGGAATCATGACCATGACAACTTTGATGACTACCTTAAGAACTTGATTCCAAACACTATTGCTCGATTTCCTTTTGATCTTGTCAAATCGGTAGTCCTAGGTTCAAAGTGTTTGGTCTTGTGTGATGGCTATGATGAGGCCAATGAGAAATctaaaaagttatttaaacaCTTTTTAGAGCTCAATACGAAAAATATGAAGTTTGTTGTCACAACACGTCCAAGGAATGCTGTGGGACTAACAGATATTGTGAACAAAGCAAAACGTTCCAGAATCAACCTCAAAGTTTCAGGTCTTCAGGAGGAGgacatgaaattgctcacagaAAAGCTCATTGGCCACCTGGTGAAAGGTGATGACGTCACCCAAcaggagcaaatgaaaagagagctGCTTCAGAAAATAGCAGAAATGAACACTGGCACTAGAACCATCCTGCAAACCCCACTGTATTTTAACCTGTTCATTCTCCTTTACATTGAGTGTCCAGATTTAAGGGATGAAATGAGCACCAGGACATCATTCTACTTACAGCTGAGAAAGCACAAGATCAAGAGAATCTCTAACAAGAATGGAATCTCTGTTGAATCACTGGAAGAATTTGATGCACTGTACAGAAGATGGTCTCTGAAACATTacaatgagaaaaaatatgaatggtctGAGGCAGATGCAAGAAGCTTCAAAAGGGAAATTAGTTGTCCAGAGGTACTTCAGAACTTTGATGCCATCATGTCATCCTATTtctccataaagaaaacaaagaagcatCTGGAGATTGTGAAGGTATACTGTCACAGACATAGAAGTGAGCAGGAGTTTGCAGTTGCAGGTAATATCTGTGATGACATCATCGCATCAATTGGAAGGCCACAAGGAGGAAATATTGTTCGAGATGTGCTGCAGTCGAAAGGATTATGGGATGGAAGTGATCAGCTCCAGTTATTTAGGATATTAATGGAAGTAATGTCCTTCATATTAGGAATACtttacagtactgagagagatgTGTTGTATAAGACAATACATTACATTCATGAACTCTATGTATCACAATatttcgatgatgatgatgattttggcACACATGACCATCTTTTGGAACCATGTATTGAAAGCAGATTAGACGAAAAGGTTTTGGAGTCACTTGTGGCacaaatgagaaaattttctCTGAAGGACCGAGTAAGATTCCATGAAACCAAGAGTCTTTATGTCCTACCATCCTTACTGCCTAAACTGAGGCCCAAGGAGATTGAATTAGAATTTTTCTCAAAGAAACTAAGAGATCTATCGCAACTCAACAAAACACTGGAGGCTACAAAAGAACTGTGTATTTTTACGGAGGTTTTGCTGTTTATAAATCTAAGTGATTACATACAACTATCAGGAAAGGCTTTTCCTCCAGTGGATTATTTAG ATTTGAAGTCTTCTGATAAAGGATACCAAGACTTAGAGAGCCTTCATCGTCTCATTCCTCTCATGACTTCAGCAAAGAAACTGAACTTAGAATACTCGTTGTTTAAATCTCCTGAGGATCGTTTTGCCAAAATCATCAACAGGACGCTTCCAACAaacagggaagaaggaggaacCACTGATTTAGTGATTAACTTATTCAAAG ATTGTGACGTAAAGCTTCTACTCCAGTCGCTAAATGTTCGGCCTTTGAGATCAGTAAGGATCTCGCCGCCTTTTGGTACAAAGATTGATGATGTTGAAGACTTGAAGACACTCTGCAGGGAGAAGGGACTTGGAAAATTATACCTTGATGgaccaaaagaagaaaagaagagaaaaagggaagaagaagaagaagaaagagagaagaaaagagaagaagggaGAGTGATGACACAGTGA